In uncultured Cohaesibacter sp., a genomic segment contains:
- the fabA gene encoding bifunctional 3-hydroxydecanoyl-ACP dehydratase/trans-2-decenoyl-ACP isomerase — protein MEQRQSSYTYEEILTCSRGEMFGPGNPQLPLPPMLMLDRITHISEDGGEHNKGMIRAEYDINPERWFFDCHFAGDPVMPGCLGLDALWQMTGFYLGWLGLEGKGRAISVGEIKFSGMITPKTKLVEFGVDFKRVMKGRLNLSIGDGWVKADGEVVFVAKDLRVGAFKDA, from the coding sequence ATGGAACAGCGCCAATCCAGCTACACCTATGAAGAAATTCTAACCTGCAGCCGCGGCGAAATGTTCGGCCCTGGTAATCCTCAGTTGCCACTGCCACCGATGCTGATGCTGGATCGGATCACCCACATTTCCGAAGACGGCGGCGAACACAACAAGGGCATGATCCGCGCTGAATATGACATCAACCCGGAGCGCTGGTTCTTTGATTGCCACTTTGCCGGTGACCCTGTCATGCCTGGCTGCCTTGGTCTGGATGCCCTGTGGCAGATGACCGGTTTCTATCTTGGCTGGCTGGGTCTTGAAGGCAAGGGCCGTGCGATTTCCGTTGGCGAGATCAAATTCTCGGGCATGATCACGCCCAAGACCAAGCTGGTGGAATTTGGCGTTGACTTCAAACGCGTGATGAAAGGTCGCCTCAATCTGAGCATTGGCGACGGCTGGGTGAAGGCCGACGGCGAAGTGGTTTTCGTTGCCAAGGACCTGCGCGTTGGAGCCTTCAAGGACGCCTGA
- a CDS encoding universal stress protein codes for MMMKRTIHDEGHFRKFLVVVDDTEECDRAVTYATYRAAATGGALVMMVAVELEHFNHWLGVKEIMLAEAHEAAQERLAQFKERVDEIAPIPTECVVREGKVAEQITALIEEDKDIGILVLAAAVGSKEGPGPLVSSISSQSGKASFPLPVTIVPGDLSDTDIMAIC; via the coding sequence ATGATGATGAAACGCACAATTCACGACGAAGGCCACTTCCGAAAGTTTCTTGTCGTAGTCGATGACACCGAGGAATGTGATCGCGCCGTTACCTATGCCACCTACCGGGCTGCCGCTACCGGCGGAGCGCTGGTGATGATGGTGGCTGTCGAGCTTGAACATTTCAACCACTGGCTTGGTGTGAAAGAAATCATGCTGGCGGAAGCGCACGAGGCCGCGCAGGAGCGCCTTGCCCAATTCAAGGAACGGGTTGATGAAATCGCCCCGATCCCGACCGAATGCGTCGTCCGCGAAGGCAAGGTCGCTGAACAGATCACGGCTCTCATCGAGGAAGACAAGGATATCGGCATTCTGGTCCTGGCTGCCGCAGTTGGTTCCAAAGAAGGCCCCGGCCCTCTGGTCTCGTCGATTTCGAGCCAGTCGGGCAAGGCATCCTTCCCGCTGCCCGTGACCATCGTTCCGGGCGATCTGTCCGATACCGATATCATGGCGATCTGCTAG
- a CDS encoding PhoH family protein produces MGHIVLSYDDNRLAADLFGEYDQNLARIEQKMGIEAIARGNRVTIKGPSDLCDQAKRVLDSLYYRLQEGEVIEQADVDGAIRMAEASDEQLVLPQLMPDNGEGAGKMHFAQIATRKKKLTARTATQDAYIRAMDRADLIFGTGPAGTGKTYLAVAYAAALLERGVVERIILSRPAVEAGERLGFLPGDMKEKVDPYLRPLYDALYDMMPADKVEREIEAKVIEIAPLAFMRGRTLSNAAVILDEAQNTTSMQMKMFLTRLGENSKMIITGDPSQIDLPSGELSGLVQAMELLADIPSIVRVQFTAKDVVRHELVARIVNAYDEDSRRRAKARRVLGRERMHKLEVEEHLTPADYDGASDEPIYDEDEA; encoded by the coding sequence ATGGGCCATATCGTCCTGTCTTATGATGACAACCGTCTGGCGGCCGACCTCTTTGGCGAGTATGACCAGAATCTTGCGCGCATCGAACAGAAGATGGGCATCGAAGCCATCGCGCGCGGCAACCGGGTAACGATCAAGGGGCCGAGCGATCTGTGCGATCAGGCCAAGCGGGTGCTCGATTCCCTCTATTACCGTCTGCAGGAAGGCGAAGTGATTGAGCAGGCCGACGTCGACGGCGCCATTCGCATGGCCGAAGCCTCGGACGAGCAGCTGGTTCTGCCGCAGCTGATGCCGGACAATGGCGAGGGCGCAGGCAAGATGCATTTTGCCCAGATCGCCACCCGCAAGAAGAAGCTGACAGCCCGGACGGCAACGCAGGATGCCTATATCCGCGCCATGGACCGGGCTGACCTGATCTTCGGCACCGGTCCGGCCGGTACTGGCAAGACCTATCTGGCCGTCGCCTATGCCGCCGCCCTTCTGGAGCGTGGTGTGGTGGAGCGGATCATCCTCTCCCGCCCGGCGGTGGAAGCGGGCGAACGCCTCGGCTTTCTGCCCGGCGACATGAAGGAAAAGGTCGATCCCTATCTGCGGCCGCTTTATGACGCCCTTTACGACATGATGCCCGCCGACAAGGTCGAGCGTGAAATCGAAGCCAAGGTCATCGAGATCGCGCCGCTCGCCTTCATGCGTGGCCGGACGCTTTCCAATGCTGCGGTCATTCTCGACGAGGCCCAGAACACCACATCGATGCAGATGAAGATGTTCCTGACCCGTCTTGGTGAAAATTCGAAGATGATCATCACCGGTGACCCCAGCCAGATCGACCTGCCGAGCGGCGAGCTGTCCGGCCTTGTTCAGGCCATGGAGCTGCTTGCCGACATCCCGTCGATCGTGCGCGTGCAATTCACGGCAAAGGATGTGGTCCGCCACGAGCTGGTCGCCCGCATCGTTAACGCCTATGACGAGGATTCCCGTCGACGCGCCAAGGCCCGCCGAGTGCTCGGTCGCGAGCGCATGCACAAGCTGGAAGTGGAAGAGCATCTGACCCCGGCAGACTATGACGGAGCATCGGACGAGCCTATCTATGATGAGGATGAGGCATGA
- the tsaB gene encoding tRNA (adenosine(37)-N6)-threonylcarbamoyltransferase complex dimerization subunit type 1 TsaB, protein MIVSKEREICLALDTALEACSVGLCIREQGETESFGRSIMLGRGHAEHLMGELAALLEEAGLTYKDLDRIAVTIGPGSFTGLRVGLATARALGLALKIPVIGASSLLALALTARKAGHTGSVAALVDARRNQIYGQIFAVAANGNAPSPLSDASAETAADFAALCARQTNLLMVGSGAALVQQAADDHGLDDTLSLDDTLSLEATCPDMTALARWALDQPAPKEPPAPLYLRGPDAKPQASKAIAHR, encoded by the coding sequence ATGATCGTGAGCAAAGAGCGTGAAATCTGTCTGGCGCTGGATACAGCGCTGGAAGCCTGTTCGGTCGGACTGTGTATCCGGGAGCAGGGCGAAACCGAAAGCTTCGGTCGATCCATCATGCTCGGACGAGGCCATGCCGAACATCTGATGGGCGAACTGGCGGCCCTGCTGGAAGAAGCCGGACTGACCTACAAGGATCTTGACCGGATCGCCGTGACGATCGGGCCGGGCAGTTTCACCGGCCTGCGCGTCGGGCTGGCAACCGCCCGGGCTCTGGGGCTGGCGCTCAAAATTCCGGTGATTGGTGCTTCCAGTCTGCTGGCCCTTGCCCTGACCGCCCGCAAGGCCGGACACACCGGGAGCGTTGCCGCGCTTGTGGATGCCCGTCGCAATCAGATCTATGGCCAGATTTTTGCCGTCGCCGCCAATGGCAATGCGCCGTCTCCCCTTTCCGACGCCAGTGCGGAGACCGCTGCGGATTTTGCTGCTCTCTGTGCCCGGCAGACCAATCTCCTGATGGTCGGCAGCGGCGCTGCCCTCGTGCAGCAGGCAGCAGACGATCATGGCCTTGATGACACGCTGAGCCTTGATGACACGCTGAGCCTTGAGGCAACCTGCCCGGACATGACGGCCCTTGCCCGCTGGGCGCTTGATCAGCCTGCACCGAAGGAACCGCCTGCACCGCTCTATCTCAGAGGGCCGGACGCCAAGCCGCAGGCCTCCAAAGCCATTGCGCACAGGTGA
- a CDS encoding NifU family protein, with amino-acid sequence MFIQTEATPNPATLKFLPGKVVLESGTMDFRSAGEAAVSPLAEKLFTIDGVEGVFFGFDFVSITKGNADWQHIKPAILGAIMEHFMSGQSIVKHDEAAPTGGEDFDEADAEIVATIKELLDTRVRPAVSQDGGDITFHGYRDGVVYLTMRGACAGCPSATATLKHGIENLLRHFIPDVQEVQQV; translated from the coding sequence ATGTTTATTCAGACCGAAGCGACACCCAATCCTGCGACCCTGAAATTCCTCCCCGGGAAGGTCGTTCTGGAGTCCGGTACCATGGATTTTCGCTCAGCCGGCGAAGCAGCCGTTTCTCCCCTTGCTGAAAAGCTTTTCACGATTGATGGCGTGGAAGGGGTTTTCTTCGGCTTCGATTTTGTTTCCATCACCAAGGGCAATGCCGACTGGCAGCACATCAAGCCAGCCATTCTTGGCGCCATCATGGAACATTTCATGTCCGGCCAGTCCATCGTCAAGCATGACGAGGCAGCCCCGACCGGCGGTGAGGACTTTGATGAGGCCGATGCTGAAATCGTCGCCACCATCAAGGAACTGCTCGACACTCGTGTCCGCCCTGCCGTATCGCAGGATGGCGGCGATATCACCTTCCACGGCTATCGTGACGGCGTGGTCTATCTGACCATGCGCGGCGCCTGTGCCGGTTGCCCTTCGGCCACCGCGACGCTGAAACATGGCATCGAGAATCTCCTGCGCCATTTCATTCCAGACGTTCAGGAAGTCCAGCAGGTCTGA
- a CDS encoding lysophospholipid acyltransferase family protein, producing the protein MTILRSRSNQPRFTLSSIRAVIAVAMIALVAIVLIPLQYLSVTLNLPSKRWIPVLFHRIGCFTIGIRKTINGKPIREGAVLITANHCSWTDIVVLGSLQPLSFIAKSEVANWPIFGLFAKLQRSIFVNRTKRSATGAVAREIAQRLKEGDAMVLFAEGTSSDGNRVLPFRSALIGAAKAAMTSDPSGSTIAGKVWIQPLSIAYTALHGLPMGRQHRPMAAWYGDMDLVPHLWALMKEGALDVTLTYGDPILFDPNIDRKDATRAAETSVRQTMLHDLHHYSGRRRRKDQ; encoded by the coding sequence ATGACAATTCTAAGGTCCCGGTCCAACCAACCGCGCTTTACCCTTTCCTCCATCCGTGCCGTCATCGCGGTGGCGATGATTGCGCTGGTCGCGATTGTGCTGATTCCATTGCAATATCTGTCCGTTACGCTGAATTTGCCGAGCAAGCGCTGGATTCCCGTGCTGTTCCACCGGATCGGCTGCTTCACCATCGGGATACGCAAGACAATCAACGGCAAGCCGATCCGTGAAGGCGCGGTGTTGATCACTGCCAACCACTGTTCCTGGACTGATATCGTCGTGTTGGGTAGCCTGCAGCCGCTGTCCTTCATTGCCAAATCCGAGGTGGCCAACTGGCCCATTTTCGGGCTCTTTGCCAAATTGCAACGCTCGATCTTCGTCAATCGCACCAAGCGCTCTGCCACCGGAGCCGTGGCCCGCGAGATCGCCCAGCGTCTCAAGGAAGGCGATGCCATGGTGCTGTTTGCCGAAGGCACCTCGTCGGACGGCAATCGGGTACTCCCCTTCCGCTCCGCCCTGATCGGTGCCGCCAAGGCGGCCATGACATCCGACCCGAGCGGTTCGACCATCGCGGGCAAGGTCTGGATCCAACCCCTGTCGATCGCCTACACCGCACTGCACGGCCTGCCGATGGGGCGCCAGCACCGCCCCATGGCGGCATGGTATGGCGACATGGATCTGGTACCGCACCTGTGGGCCCTGATGAAGGAAGGCGCGCTTGATGTCACCCTCACCTATGGCGACCCGATCCTGTTCGATCCGAACATCGACCGCAAGGATGCCACCAGAGCCGCCGAGACCTCGGTCCGCCAGACCATGCTACACGACCTGCATCACTATAGCGGCAGGCGGCGGCGCAAGGACCAGTGA
- a CDS encoding Fur family transcriptional regulator produces MTTDSKTTIEELCAKSGMRMTEQRRVIARVLDRAMDHPDVEELYARSVKIDSNISISTVYRTVKLFEDSGIIERHDFRDGRSRYETITEEHHDHLINLRTGKVIEFRDAEIERLQEEVARRLGFKLVDHRLELYGVPLEESDK; encoded by the coding sequence ATGACAACAGACAGCAAGACGACCATAGAAGAATTGTGCGCCAAGTCTGGCATGCGGATGACCGAGCAAAGGCGGGTGATCGCCCGCGTTCTCGATCGCGCCATGGATCATCCTGATGTCGAGGAACTTTATGCACGCTCCGTCAAGATCGACAGCAACATCTCCATTTCCACGGTCTATCGCACGGTCAAACTGTTCGAAGATAGCGGCATCATCGAACGGCATGATTTCCGGGATGGCCGGTCACGTTATGAAACCATCACCGAAGAGCATCATGATCACCTGATCAACCTGCGGACCGGCAAGGTCATCGAGTTCCGGGATGCGGAAATCGAGCGCTTGCAGGAAGAAGTCGCACGCCGCCTCGGTTTCAAGCTTGTTGATCACAGGCTCGAGCTTTATGGTGTGCCGTTAGAAGAATCAGACAAATAG
- a CDS encoding iron response transcriptional regulator IrrA has product MTSQLHKFDKRSARDMLVGAGLRPTRQRLSLAELLFAKGDRHVSAERLHEEAERVNVSVSLATVYNTLHQFTEAGLLREVAVEGTKTYFDTNVSDHYHFFMEDEGKVVDIPGGMRVSELPEVPDGMEITRVDVVVRLRKKAC; this is encoded by the coding sequence ATGACCTCACAGCTCCATAAATTCGATAAGCGGTCCGCTCGGGATATGCTTGTGGGAGCAGGGCTGCGCCCGACACGCCAAAGATTGTCTCTCGCCGAATTGCTGTTTGCCAAGGGCGATCGTCATGTCTCTGCCGAGCGTTTGCACGAGGAAGCGGAACGGGTCAATGTTTCCGTCTCTCTGGCAACCGTTTACAACACGTTGCACCAGTTCACTGAAGCCGGTCTGTTGCGGGAAGTGGCCGTAGAGGGAACGAAAACCTATTTTGATACAAACGTTTCGGACCATTATCACTTCTTCATGGAAGACGAAGGCAAGGTTGTCGACATTCCCGGAGGCATGCGCGTTTCCGAATTGCCGGAAGTTCCGGACGGCATGGAAATCACGCGTGTCGACGTCGTGGTCCGCCTTCGCAAGAAGGCCTGCTGA
- the rimI gene encoding ribosomal protein S18-alanine N-acetyltransferase encodes MIFPLKTTSLVMPASFADMEDMAEIHARCFSRGWSSSEFQSLLLDKHVEALVLRRTTLRITDKPVGFVLARSVVDEAEILTIAVDPDHQNSGGGRQLMQEMIRQLYGNRISKLFLEVDAHNKAALSLYERFGFTKVGERKGYYLHDNGQASTAWIMQIEPLGKRRILGTPEGQEKASSL; translated from the coding sequence GTGATTTTTCCGCTGAAGACGACATCTCTTGTCATGCCTGCCAGCTTCGCCGATATGGAAGACATGGCCGAAATCCATGCCCGCTGCTTCTCGCGCGGCTGGTCATCAAGCGAATTTCAATCGCTGCTGCTGGACAAGCATGTCGAGGCGCTGGTACTGCGCCGGACGACCCTGAGGATTACCGACAAGCCGGTGGGGTTTGTGCTGGCGCGCTCGGTTGTTGACGAGGCGGAAATCCTGACCATCGCGGTCGATCCGGATCATCAGAACAGCGGCGGCGGCAGACAGCTGATGCAGGAAATGATCCGCCAGCTCTATGGCAACCGCATTTCCAAGCTCTTCCTGGAAGTGGATGCCCACAACAAAGCTGCATTATCCCTTTACGAACGCTTCGGTTTCACTAAAGTGGGGGAACGCAAGGGATATTATCTCCACGACAACGGGCAGGCGTCGACTGCCTGGATCATGCAGATCGAACCACTGGGCAAGCGTCGCATACTGGGCACTCCGGAAGGGCAAGAGAAGGCATCATCGCTATGA
- the miaB gene encoding tRNA (N6-isopentenyl adenosine(37)-C2)-methylthiotransferase MiaB: MTAFEDKKVFVKTYGCQMNVYDSNRMMDSLATKGYSPTETMEDADLVILNTCHIREKAAEKVYSELGRIRQVKEKRAKDGKGDMKIGIAGCVAQAEGQEIIRRAPVVDLVVGPQAYHKLPDLLEKAGHGERVVETDFPLEDKFTVLPDARKDVTRKRGVSAFLTVQEGCDKFCSFCVVPYTRGAEVSRPVSQILHEAEKLAAAGVRELSLLGQNVNAYHGESPDGGDWGLGELLFRLAEIDGIDRLRYTTSHPRDMDDSLMAAHRDLDILMPYLHLPVQSGSDRVLKAMNRQHTCDDYVRLIDRIRSARPDIALSGDFIVGFPGETDEDFEDTMRIVRAVTYASAFSFKYSPRPGTPAADSEEQVDEAIKSERLHRLQELLNQQQKDFNASKVGTEMTVLLERKGREPGQLVGKSPWLQAVQVDAGEELIGEIVTVKVDTLGSNSLFGTMINRP, encoded by the coding sequence ATGACTGCTTTTGAAGACAAGAAAGTCTTTGTGAAAACCTATGGCTGCCAGATGAACGTCTATGATTCCAACCGGATGATGGACAGCCTGGCGACCAAGGGATACAGCCCGACCGAGACCATGGAAGATGCGGATCTGGTGATCCTCAACACCTGCCATATTCGCGAGAAGGCCGCAGAAAAGGTCTATTCCGAGCTCGGCCGTATTCGTCAGGTCAAGGAGAAGCGGGCAAAGGATGGCAAGGGCGACATGAAAATCGGCATCGCCGGATGCGTGGCCCAGGCCGAGGGGCAGGAAATCATTCGCCGTGCTCCCGTGGTTGATCTGGTAGTCGGGCCTCAGGCCTATCACAAGCTGCCCGACCTGCTCGAAAAGGCGGGCCATGGCGAGCGCGTGGTGGAAACCGACTTCCCGCTTGAGGACAAGTTCACCGTTCTGCCCGATGCCCGCAAGGACGTCACCCGCAAGCGCGGTGTCAGCGCCTTTCTGACGGTTCAGGAAGGCTGCGACAAATTCTGCAGCTTCTGCGTTGTGCCCTATACCCGCGGCGCCGAGGTTTCCCGCCCTGTCAGCCAGATCCTGCATGAAGCGGAAAAGCTGGCTGCTGCCGGGGTGCGCGAGCTTTCGCTGCTCGGTCAGAATGTCAACGCCTATCACGGCGAAAGCCCGGATGGCGGCGATTGGGGCCTTGGCGAACTGCTGTTCCGGCTTGCCGAAATCGACGGCATCGACCGGTTGCGCTATACCACCAGCCATCCGCGCGACATGGACGATAGCCTAATGGCAGCCCATCGGGATCTCGACATCCTGATGCCCTATCTGCATCTGCCGGTTCAGTCCGGGTCGGACCGGGTGCTGAAGGCGATGAACCGCCAGCACACCTGTGACGACTATGTCCGCCTCATCGACCGGATCCGTAGCGCACGGCCAGACATTGCGCTTTCGGGCGATTTCATCGTCGGCTTTCCCGGCGAGACGGATGAGGACTTCGAGGACACCATGCGCATCGTGCGCGCGGTAACCTATGCTTCAGCCTTCAGCTTCAAATATTCGCCGCGCCCCGGCACGCCAGCGGCCGACAGCGAAGAGCAGGTTGACGAGGCCATCAAGTCCGAGCGCCTCCACCGTTTGCAGGAGCTGCTCAACCAGCAGCAGAAGGATTTCAATGCGTCCAAGGTCGGTACGGAAATGACCGTGCTTCTGGAGCGCAAGGGACGCGAGCCGGGCCAGCTGGTCGGCAAATCGCCCTGGTTGCAGGCTGTGCAAGTGGATGCAGGCGAAGAATTGATTGGTGAAATTGTCACAGTTAAAGTGGATACTCTGGGAAGCAACAGCCTGTTTGGCACCATGATCAATCGGCCATGA
- the ybeY gene encoding rRNA maturation RNase YbeY, with protein sequence MSPHPSLSVSLDRDLLVEAEIWQTVPDLEAVIERALEAGLRHVIEEEGIAFLPDSEVSLVFTDDAAIRILNAEHRGKDKATNVLSFPIDEDAEVFGPMLGDIVFAYETVERESAELGVEIRDHLTHLCLHGFLHLLGYDHIEPDEADKMESVEIAILAKLGLPNPYEGTVPLDILD encoded by the coding sequence ATGAGCCCGCACCCATCCCTTTCGGTCAGCCTTGACCGTGACCTGCTTGTTGAAGCCGAGATCTGGCAGACTGTGCCGGATCTGGAGGCTGTCATAGAACGCGCGCTTGAGGCCGGATTGCGCCACGTGATCGAGGAAGAAGGCATCGCCTTTCTGCCCGACAGCGAAGTGTCACTGGTGTTTACCGACGATGCGGCCATTCGCATCCTCAACGCCGAGCATCGCGGCAAGGACAAGGCCACCAACGTGCTGTCCTTTCCGATTGACGAAGACGCCGAGGTTTTCGGGCCCATGCTCGGTGATATCGTTTTCGCCTATGAAACCGTAGAGCGAGAATCCGCCGAACTGGGGGTTGAAATCCGTGATCACCTGACACATCTGTGTTTACATGGTTTTTTACATCTCTTGGGGTATGATCACATAGAGCCGGATGAAGCAGACAAGATGGAAAGCGTCGAGATTGCCATTCTGGCGAAGCTGGGACTCCCCAATCCTTATGAGGGCACAGTCCCTCTGGATATTCTGGACTGA
- a CDS encoding hemolysin family protein, which yields MNDPDPSLSTTSSKADRPTNGTKTDSNDADPHQPQQNWFSRLVQGWLSGLTNPSLRSQMEGALSDENNNDQTFSVEEKAMLRNILELREMRVSDVMVPRADIDAVEDAVTLGTLLAVYQDVGHSRLPVYRETLDDPVGMVHIKDVLSLLTKECSIPEETESPALDSMEGSSASVHYASDTAQTLTNMPRTLSNINLDRPLKDLGVIREVLFVPPSMQAIDLMATMRAARTQMALVIDEYGGTDGLVSLEDVVETVVGDIEDEHDDEDEVFIASAGPNLFIADAKAELDDVVEAIGTSLPFDDVSMEDVDTLGGFIFTLIGRIPVRGELITVKDGLEFEIMEADRRRIRRVKIRFKPTKKPIKRTFTLHRGSGPDTELEKQDQKSDAAAE from the coding sequence ATGAACGACCCCGACCCTTCTTTATCGACGACGTCTTCCAAGGCCGACAGGCCCACGAATGGCACCAAGACCGACAGCAACGATGCGGACCCACACCAACCGCAACAGAACTGGTTTTCCCGGCTGGTTCAAGGCTGGCTGTCAGGCCTGACCAATCCTTCCCTGCGATCCCAGATGGAAGGGGCACTGTCCGACGAGAACAACAATGACCAGACCTTTTCCGTCGAGGAAAAGGCGATGTTGCGCAATATCCTCGAACTGAGAGAAATGCGGGTCAGCGACGTCATGGTCCCGCGCGCCGATATCGATGCTGTCGAAGATGCGGTCACGCTGGGGACATTGCTGGCGGTTTATCAGGATGTGGGCCATTCGCGCTTGCCGGTCTATCGGGAAACCCTCGATGACCCGGTGGGCATGGTTCACATCAAGGATGTGCTGTCGCTGCTCACCAAGGAATGCAGTATTCCGGAAGAAACCGAAAGCCCGGCGCTTGATTCCATGGAAGGCTCATCGGCCAGCGTCCATTATGCTTCAGACACGGCGCAGACGCTCACCAACATGCCACGCACCCTTTCCAACATCAATCTCGATCGCCCGCTCAAGGATCTCGGTGTTATCCGTGAGGTGCTGTTCGTGCCCCCCTCGATGCAGGCCATCGACCTGATGGCGACGATGCGGGCAGCCCGCACCCAGATGGCGCTGGTCATCGACGAGTATGGCGGCACCGATGGACTTGTCTCGCTGGAAGACGTGGTCGAGACGGTTGTCGGTGACATCGAGGATGAGCATGACGACGAGGACGAAGTCTTCATCGCCAGTGCCGGTCCGAACCTGTTCATCGCAGACGCCAAGGCGGAGCTTGATGATGTGGTCGAGGCGATCGGCACGTCGCTGCCGTTCGATGACGTATCGATGGAAGATGTCGACACGCTCGGCGGCTTCATCTTCACGCTTATCGGCCGCATTCCGGTTCGAGGCGAGCTGATCACCGTCAAGGATGGTCTTGAGTTCGAGATCATGGAAGCGGATCGCAGGCGTATTCGCCGGGTCAAGATTCGCTTCAAGCCGACCAAGAAGCCGATCAAGCGGACCTTCACGCTGCATCGCGGATCGGGACCGGACACCGAGTTGGAGAAACAGGATCAGAAGAGCGACGCCGCAGCCGAGTGA
- the trpS gene encoding tryptophan--tRNA ligase: MASFEPRVFSGIQPSGNLHLGNYLGAITKFVDLQASYNCIFSVVDMHAITVTQDPEGLMRRTREVTAGFLASGIDPEKHIVFNQSRVSAHAELGWIFNCVARMGWLSRMTQFKDKAGKNRDNVSTGLFVYPNLMSADILIYKATHVPVGEDQKQHVELCRDTAQKFNVDYAERIAALGYGVDNEGRNETTDPEKVFFPLTEPLIGGPAPRVMSLRDGSKKMSSSDASDKARINLTDDAETISLKIRKAKTDPAALPSELDGLAGRPEASNLVGIYAALSGKSKEDVLREFGGAEFSTFKPALVDLSVEKLSPITEEMRRLMDDPGHIDAVLAKGAEKARAIANPILDQVKDIVGFIHS; this comes from the coding sequence ATGGCCAGTTTCGAGCCACGCGTTTTCTCCGGCATTCAGCCATCGGGCAACCTGCATCTGGGCAACTATCTTGGTGCCATCACCAAATTCGTTGACCTTCAGGCTTCCTACAATTGTATTTTCTCTGTTGTCGACATGCATGCGATCACCGTCACTCAGGACCCTGAGGGCCTGATGCGCCGCACCCGCGAAGTGACCGCAGGCTTCCTTGCTTCCGGCATCGACCCGGAAAAGCATATCGTCTTCAACCAGAGCCGTGTTTCCGCCCACGCCGAACTGGGCTGGATCTTCAACTGCGTGGCGCGCATGGGCTGGCTTTCGCGCATGACCCAGTTCAAGGACAAGGCAGGCAAGAACCGGGACAACGTCTCGACCGGCCTGTTCGTCTATCCGAACCTGATGTCTGCCGATATCCTGATCTACAAGGCCACCCATGTGCCAGTCGGTGAAGACCAGAAGCAGCATGTGGAACTGTGCCGCGATACCGCCCAGAAGTTCAACGTCGACTATGCCGAACGCATTGCAGCTCTTGGCTATGGCGTCGACAATGAGGGACGCAACGAAACCACCGATCCGGAAAAGGTCTTCTTCCCGCTGACCGAACCGCTGATCGGCGGCCCGGCTCCGCGCGTCATGTCGCTGCGCGATGGCTCCAAGAAGATGTCTTCGTCCGATGCCTCCGACAAGGCCCGCATCAACCTGACGGACGATGCAGAAACCATCTCTCTGAAGATCCGCAAGGCAAAGACCGATCCGGCCGCCCTGCCAAGCGAACTCGACGGCCTTGCCGGTCGTCCGGAAGCATCCAACCTGGTTGGCATCTATGCAGCCCTGTCAGGCAAGAGCAAAGAGGATGTTCTGCGCGAATTCGGTGGTGCGGAATTCTCCACCTTCAAGCCTGCGCTGGTTGATCTGTCGGTCGAAAAGCTTTCCCCGATTACCGAAGAGATGCGCCGCCTGATGGATGATCCGGGCCATATCGATGCTGTTCTGGCAAAGGGGGCCGAGAAGGCCCGTGCCATTGCCAACCCGATCCTCGATCAGGTCAAGGACATCGTCGGCTTCATTCACAGCTGA